CTGTATCGATCTGCTAATTTCTTGGCAGTATTGTCAGATAGGACACCATCTATCAACTCATATTTCTTATAGTGCGCTTTCAAGTTCTCCAGCTGCTGGTTTGCAAGGTTTTCCTCCTCCTTGAGTTGATGCTGCTTCAAGGAaatgccaaaaaagaaaaaaaaaagtattattcAATTGGACTAATGGAACAAAGTGGGCTTAAAATTGAACTATAATACGTGTCAGCTCAATGTAGTACAAGGATAAGAACATTTATCAAAAAAGCAATAACATAAGAATCTTAATTCTTACATTGAGCAGGAATTCGGTTTCAGAAGCATGCTTTCTGGTCAAAACCTTAATCTTCCTGGCAACCTCAAAATCAGGATCTTCAGGGTCCAGCCACTTGTAAGTGATCTTCCTGCCAGGTTTCTTTGGGCGACTGTCAAACATTTCTACTTCTGCAGCACGTGCTCTGACAGGTCTTGGCATCCCAAGGACCATAAAGGGAGAATCAGCCATCTCAGCAATGATCGCAGAGGCCTGCTTCAGAGTTTCCATCTCCACCAAAGCAGCTCGTGGGAGGCTCTGTGGATTGATATAGTTGGGAATGAATTGGACATTTATGGCATTGACAAATTGATCCAAAGCGGCTTTCAGAACATTCTCTGTCACCTGAGGTGACAGGTTATCCATATAGACTGTTCTTCTCACCCTTTCTTCAAATGCCGCATATTCTTCAGCTGAAGCTGCCATCAGTAATCTTCTCCTATTAAAACAGTGTTAAAAACAAGTCAGACTATGCTTAAGGCATATAATAGTGGAATCTGACAacaggaaaaaacaaaaaccatCATCCACACACCAAATGCACATGGCATCATCTATTATCTATTGATCTAATTCAATATTATTATCTTGCAGTAACATCAGCCCCTGCAGCTAAACTAGAATAACAACATCAACAGCCAATAACTTTACATTCCATGAAGCTAACTAGAAAAAGGATTGATTATTTACTTCCACAACACTCACTATGCTAAACTAGAATAACAACATCAACAGCCAATAACTTTACATTCCATGAAGCTAACTAGAAAAAGGTTTGATTATTTACATCCACAACACtcactatctttttttttaagagttGTTCCACTATGGTGGGTTCCCTTGAAACATTAAAAGTTAATACTCTTCCACAAAAGTGGTTACCTATCTAATTTTTCTTCCAGCAAATTGAAATATGAAAATAGTAATAAGAAACAATATTGCATAAGAACCAATAAAGTTATCAATGCCATACATGCTCATTGACAAGCAGCAATCTGAACAGCCAAAACTATTGTCATCAAATGATGGATGTTATCATGGGCTTCACTTAACCTTTGGCATCTTAACTAAGTGAAATCCCTTCAACCAGCTTAGTCTTCTATTATCAGAGCAATTTTGTCATTTGGCAACAGAAGTAATGTCTCCAATAAAACCGTAAAAAATTGACACTAGTTCTTACTGATTAAGAAGCAGGTTGAAACAATATATATGAATCTCCTTCTGACATTATCTGGAAAAATCTTATTcagcaaaaagcaaaaaagaataacttatgCTTTATGCTTGGTATAAATTTCTATTCACAGaaagtcaaaaggaaaagaacagAAGTACATTTCCTGTAAATTCTAATATTAAAAATCTGTATTAGGCAGGTAGCTATGTAgcttcaaaagaaaaaggaaagaaacgaGGATAATTTACCTAGTCAAGCACTAGTTCCCAAGTGAAGGAGAATTCATTTCTGAACACCACAGGGTATGATCGAATCAACATTTCTTTTGAGTTCCTGTGCAGCTGAAATCATCTCCATATTGATTATATTCACAAGCATTGAACCTTACAATCCAGAACCTGActacttccttttttttttgggagggtcGGGGGAGGGTGttccttttcaatcatttcaaaaaaTATCAGCTAAACACCAGGAAACATGCAGAAAGCAAAAAAGTGCACAAGCAAAGTCTCCAGCAGAAAATTATTCTATTGAATGCTTTGCAGTCAGTTCTAATCTAGCTATAGAATTGTATTTATTACAAGACTCTAATTCTGTCAAGCATCATTCACTCCTTGTCAAGTTCCACAAAAAATACAAGAACCTGACTTTACGTACTTGACACTAACTGGACATGAATGTAGACTTTTGCTTCTTATCTTAACAATCGTCTTGAATCTATCAACAGAGTCCATGCCTAACTTGAATACAGTAAGAAATTAGCATTTTGAATTGTTGAAagaatacacacacacacacaaagacACATAAACGGTGTATACTCATTAATTAACTAAAGTAGAAGAACATTAAGGACAGCATAATCTTCACATTCAATATAGTAGCAAATTACCAGCTCATTCAGCAGCAAATGTTCAAGTAAAACAGCTCGAGCTCAACTTCATTTGTTTGAGCACTTCAAAGTTCAGCTTGAGCTCATAAGCCATAAACTTGACTCGACTTTGCTTTATTACACTGCTGTTCTTAATGAAACACCTGTTAGCACGTTGTGATATAAAAGACACTATAAATTCACAAGGAGCTTCTCCTTGTAATGTCAAACAAGAGAATAGAAGCAACTCATAAGCTCACACTAATTGTTAAAGTCATGGCATTGCAATTTTTATAGGTTTTCAAGTCGACCACCTTAAAAGGCAGCTCCCACCAGTAAATGGTTAATTTTAAGATATCTAAAGTATTAAACCACTCAGGAAATGCAAGACCAACGAACCAACATTAGAAGCAAGGATAGTCTCTCAActattcatttgagtctaatacTGGCTGAAAATCATTGTAAACACATAGAATAAATGTAACAGATATAATCATTAGAACTGTAATCAAATCAGAAGGAATACTTTGGATTACACAAAAATAATCTAATCCTATCCATGGTTGAAAGACTCGTCGGAGCCGGAGTTTGTCACAGGAACTTGGCTGGCCGTTCGGGGGAACGACACCGTACAAATCGGAGACTCCATAATCAGCAGTGActccgaaaaaaaaaacccgATCTTAAAAACCTTTATGCTTTAATAACATTAATGACATCAAAATGACGATCCCCCCGAGAACATCACGAAAAGAATTGATGACTAAAATGCATTGGACAAAATCAATTTGAAATAAAcaaaccaaaaacaagaataagAAGCTAATTTTCACATACCTATTTCAAAAAGCCTTTAAACGAACAGCGAAGAGGAGGATTGTGTTGGAATGACGAGACGGAAGGTGGCCGCAGGGTTCGAGTGCGGTGCGAACTGGGATTAGGGCAGTGGGCTTGTTGTGTAAAGAAGGTTGTTAAAAAGGCTTTTTGCTGGGTTTCCGGATAGGTGGGCTTagtactgattttttttttttttttttttggatcgtTTTAAAGTgcccttttttaaaaaatcttcTATTTTACTTACCAAATACCCTGTTAAATTGCATATTATTATAGTTAATGATTTTATAATGTTGTAAAGacaatctcttttttttttttccctcttgcaAGGAGGGTGGGATTTGAATCCTGGACCATTAGGCCAAGCTCACCTCAAAGTTGTAAAGACTATCATTTTAAAGAATAAAACATAACAGTGCTTTACTAAACTAGGATCAATGAACTAAAAACAAGATATAAACTCTATTAATAAGaattatttcattcttttttatcaaattcatgagaaatgaaaatatttgtttgataagattgcattataTTCTATGCTATGTTTGGCGTACGTAtacttttattttcttattttgctaTGATTTGAAAATCTATAATTTAATCCCGTGCAGTTATATTCAAAGTGAAACCTTCATATTTTCTGTTAAATTTAACAGTCAAACTAGAATAGTCAAACTTTCCAATAAAATGATCGTTAATTACAAAAAAATGACCTTCGATTTAAGGGTAACATAATATTCTAAATAAATTTTGAGAGCAAAATATACTTTTACATAATTTTGAGTTGAAAATGAATTTtagaaatataaatatatatatgctttgtcTTCAATGCTATAATAaacattttatatttattttaccTCTTAAGCATTGAAGATGAGGCAAACATAAGTTTTTTTCCcctataatttcattttttaactcataattttctaaaaatatagtttgccctcaattttttttttagaatattatGTTAACCTTAGATCAAGGCGTGATTTTGTAATATTCTaatgattttatttaaaaagtttGGCTATTTAAATTTGACCATTAGATATGATGAAAAATCTAACTGTGTCTTACTTCGATTATAATCACAATAGGTTAAATTATAGGTTTTCAAATCactgaaacatgaaatgtaTACCCACCAAATCACACAAGTAGGGTGGACATGGTGAATAGGCATTAACATGATCTAGAACGTTCGTAATAACGCCGACATATGGCACACCGTGATTGTCAACCATGTTTTCCGTTGATCACAAGGTATTCGGGCGAGATAGGCATAGATCGTTCTGGTAGGAAGGAATGGAAGGACCTAATACCTATCAATCGCTATTAATCTAGTGGACCGATGGTAACTGCTCTAATTAATACTATGAAATGTACAATTATTGTTCTGGAGTTGCGGAATATTATTGTTCGTGTCCAGTAAGTTTATCAAAAGGCAACTTTGATGATTAATTAGTTGAACCACTGATTAAATATATATACGTGCATTGTACGGGTGTTTTGTGCCTATGATTAAAGAGGATTTTACGGTAATTCAAGCGAATATAAAAAATTTCATGTACATTGAGTAACAATATGGAGTAACAAAATATCTAATGTATATTGGGAGATGGAGAAGGAAATTATGCATGCTATCTTGCTCGGTTCATATATTTTGAAACAAACACTTGTATATGAGTTTTTTTATTAACAAAACTAAATGAACTTCCAATAAGTACACAAATAATTCGAAGGATGACAATAAATAAAGTGATTATCCACTTATAGATGCATCTACACAACATTCTTGTTGATGAAAGTAGCCAATGTTTTTAGTAACGACAAAGCAATCTTTCTCTTGGAAAAAAACAAACTGAAGATATGATCTTTCCCTGCAACCTCTATATCTCCACCCTACTCACTATTTTCTAAAGTCTCTTTATAAAGCCACCCCCTATCTTTCATGAATATCTTTTTCAACAACATAAATGATAAATCAGCACCCTTTGCAGCAAAGGTTTGGTTCTATCATAGGGATTCAATAATGGATCATCAACCCCCGTAGATTTTAGGTGAATATAATGCCAGATGCCCTCAACATAGGCCTTCACCTGTAATTTCTTTAGCTCTCTCCCCAAAAAATAAGGACAATTGAGAAAAATCGCATCAAGATCGAAGCTGTCCAGTATCTCTAGCCAAACCCTTGATGCCATGCTGTGTGCTAAGTTGCCACAGGCGTTGTTCCCAACAAAAAATATTCTATCAAAGTTAGTATAATCCCTAAACAATACCTCAGGACCCTTGCCATTCGAATGAGAGGCAACCCATTTGACTGCAATATAAGAATCTTCATAAGTAGTAGGCAGAAGGTGTTTAAGGGCGAACCGATAGTTAATTGAAATTGTTACAACATCAACTTCTGCATCTACTGCATTAAAGTGCGTATGATATGTAGAAGAGAAGTCAGATTTTATCAAAAAACCTCCGCCATGTAAGTAGACCAGAAGAGAAAGTTTTGTATCTCCAAACTTATTCCAACAAAATCACATCATTTAAATTGTACAAAACAATCAATTTTGTGGGAAAACAGTAATATCAACATTAAATTAGGCTAACAGAGTATCCAATTTAGGAATAAAAGCATTTAGCTGATAATAAAGATTACGattttacaaaacaaatcatactattttttaaaaaaatgaataaaagctCACCTCAAGTCGAACCTCCAAGAATAGTTTCACCAGAGAACCATATTGAAATCCAAAATACAATTACAATACGAATAACTATTTAGCGGAAGATGAAAGGAATATAACGGAAGAATGTGAAGGGGCAGACATttgaagaattgaagttgaaactAATGCTCAGTCATAAATTCCTTAATAAATCACGTtgtccttactttaattgagATGAAAATGACGTTTGAAGTTCTTCAAGTTATAATAGTAAAGCAACAGTAATAATTGatacaaaccaaaatgaatgTCTCTCCAAAAACATTTAAAGTAATTACTCCAATAAAGAAGCTATTATGGGTTGTACCCGTTGTAGAAAAAATGACCAAATAATCTCACATCCCAAAATACCCAAACCCTTGAACAAATCATCATTGCATCTTTTAAAATATAAGGATATTTCGGTAAACACAATAATACACATGCTATCTTAAGTAGTATTCAACTCTATAACTACATTCAAAACAATCTCACAATCCCAAAATACCTCTACTCTTGTAGTTGAAATTCAAAACCATTTTTGACCCAAACTCAtttttatatagtataaggatactAATATCAATAAACCGATAAGTAGCTGGAGAAGGAGTTCATCGTTGCACTACCCTGAAACTTGCCTCAATGTGCTTTGCTCAATCCATCCCACTTGACAAACTTttctccaaaagaaaaaatatgtaCTAAATAAGAAGGACACTCAGCTAACGAAGTGTAAgaatataataaagaaatacTTTTtaactttgttttttttggagTGGGATAAGCATGCAGTATGTTACTCAAAAAAGtcagtagacatgtataatggCTTTCATTCACTTGATTGATTACTTGAGAAAATACAAgagaaaatcgtccaaaacgtccttcacattttgtaaaatgattttttttcgtCCTTCATTTTTAAAAGTACAATTTTATATTCCTTGCATATTCACACCGGTCAAATTTAGTtcctaactaggtttccgatcattttttggccggaatccatcacatgcaaggcacgtgatcatttttgaaaggtaaatttgtcaaattatattttatataatctgatctatagtcctccacattttataaaacaaaatttttcatctcttacattttataaaatg
The genomic region above belongs to Coffea arabica cultivar ET-39 chromosome 7c, Coffea Arabica ET-39 HiFi, whole genome shotgun sequence and contains:
- the LOC113699304 gene encoding ASI1-immunoprecipitated protein 1-like isoform X1, whose amino-acid sequence is MSMRRLLMAASAEEYAAFEERVRRTVYMDNLSPQVTENVLKAALDQFVNAINVQFIPNYINPQSLPRAALVEMETLKQASAIIAEMADSPFMVLGMPRPVRARAAEVEMFDSRPKKPGRKITYKWLDPEDPDFEVARKIKVLTRKHASETEFLLNQHQLKEEENLANQQLENLKAHYKKYELIDGVLSDNTAKKLADRYRIPLSDA
- the LOC113699304 gene encoding ASI1-immunoprecipitated protein 1-like isoform X2; this translates as MSMRRLLMAASAEEYAAFEERVRRTVYMDNLSPQVTENVLKAALDQFVNAINVQFIPNYINPQSLPRAALVEMETLKQASAIIAEMADSPFMVLGMPRPVRARAAEVEMFDSRPKKPGRKITYKWLDPEDPDFEVARKIKVLTRKHASETEFLLNHQLKEEENLANQQLENLKAHYKKYELIDGVLSDNTAKKLADRYRIPLSDA
- the LOC113699304 gene encoding ASI1-immunoprecipitated protein 1-like isoform X4; the encoded protein is MAASAEEYAAFEERVRRTVYMDNLSPQVTENVLKAALDQFVNAINVQFIPNYINPQSLPRAALVEMETLKQASAIIAEMADSPFMVLGMPRPVRARAAEVEMFDSRPKKPGRKITYKWLDPEDPDFEVARKIKVLTRKHASETEFLLNHQLKEEENLANQQLENLKAHYKKYELIDGVLSDNTAKKLADRYRIPLSDA
- the LOC113699304 gene encoding ASI1-immunoprecipitated protein 1-like isoform X3, with translation MAASAEEYAAFEERVRRTVYMDNLSPQVTENVLKAALDQFVNAINVQFIPNYINPQSLPRAALVEMETLKQASAIIAEMADSPFMVLGMPRPVRARAAEVEMFDSRPKKPGRKITYKWLDPEDPDFEVARKIKVLTRKHASETEFLLNQHQLKEEENLANQQLENLKAHYKKYELIDGVLSDNTAKKLADRYRIPLSDA